The following coding sequences lie in one Alloacidobacterium dinghuense genomic window:
- the neuC gene encoding UDP-N-acetylglucosamine 2-epimerase has translation MKQTIAVVTTSRADYSHLYWPLKELQAHPDVDLKVIALAAHLSPEFGSTVREIEADGFPIAAKLECLLSSDTDVGMAKSIGLGVLSLADALGQMRPDLLLLIADRYEMLAPASVALALRIPIAHIEGGEISEGAIDDAVRNALTKLSHIHFTSTELARQRVINMGEEPWRVHRAGAPSLDHFRRSRLLTRQELQQNLGLDLTQPTILVAYHPVTILRDTTRETVALFEALKELPDQLVFCYPNADAGSRELIDRAERFLKNRRNGRLFINLPAVTYWSLLQNVRLMVGNSSSGIMETGSFALPTVNVGMRQQGRERPANVLDASPTRESILNKIREAQSPEFLQSIEGMSNPYGDGHAAEHIVRVLTTLPSSEQLLLKRAASAECP, from the coding sequence ATGAAGCAGACCATTGCAGTTGTAACCACGTCGCGGGCGGATTATAGCCATCTCTACTGGCCGCTGAAGGAACTGCAAGCACATCCCGACGTGGACCTGAAGGTGATCGCGCTGGCAGCACATCTCTCTCCGGAGTTTGGCAGCACCGTGCGCGAAATTGAAGCTGATGGGTTTCCCATTGCCGCGAAGCTTGAATGTCTTCTGAGTTCTGATACAGACGTCGGAATGGCAAAGAGCATCGGGCTTGGGGTTCTTTCACTTGCCGACGCGCTCGGCCAGATGAGGCCCGATCTTCTCCTGCTCATCGCCGACAGATATGAGATGCTTGCTCCGGCATCGGTCGCGCTGGCACTTCGCATTCCAATCGCGCACATTGAAGGCGGAGAAATCAGCGAGGGCGCCATCGATGACGCCGTTCGCAATGCTCTTACAAAGCTAAGCCATATTCACTTCACGTCGACAGAACTAGCGCGGCAACGAGTCATTAACATGGGAGAAGAGCCATGGCGTGTGCATCGTGCAGGAGCTCCATCGCTGGATCACTTCCGGCGTAGTCGATTGTTAACGCGGCAGGAACTCCAACAGAATCTTGGTCTCGATCTCACACAGCCGACAATTCTCGTTGCGTATCATCCCGTCACGATTCTTCGCGATACGACGAGGGAGACCGTCGCTCTCTTCGAAGCGCTCAAAGAGCTTCCTGATCAACTCGTATTCTGTTACCCGAATGCCGATGCAGGCAGCCGTGAACTCATTGATCGCGCCGAAAGATTCTTGAAGAATCGTCGCAACGGGCGCTTGTTTATCAATCTGCCTGCTGTCACATATTGGAGCCTGTTGCAAAATGTCCGGCTCATGGTCGGTAATTCTTCGAGCGGCATTATGGAAACCGGCTCGTTCGCCTTGCCGACGGTGAACGTCGGCATGCGGCAGCAGGGAAGAGAGCGACCCGCGAATGTGCTCGATGCATCGCCAACGCGCGAATCCATCCTGAACAAAATCCGTGAGGCTCAAAGCCCCGAATTTCTGCAATCCATCGAAGGCATGTCCAATCCCTATGGGGATGGCCACGCTGCGGAACACATCGTCCGAGTACTGACTACTCTGCCATCTTCAGAGCAGCTACTCTTGAAGCGTGCCGCGTCAGCGGAGTGTCCATGA